One window from the genome of Leptospira levettii encodes:
- a CDS encoding lipoprotein LipL71: MLRKKKTSVFLSALVLFSAGFVNCSQELPLKELALAKSQVERAERLSAEEYAPEEYSEAKKSLVSANEFAAEEKASDSKKSADYAISKAYDALEKTLPKLAAKSREEAVTAIDAADEAYASEYTPEEYKKAVSARDAGETKLAQADASLASYLREDKDETAKELKRTVALQEYEDAHNQFQEASKISSDARKVALEKSGGALVKSADEVDALLDKAASYSKAGNPAIDEEKARVASAREDIQAGKLKSADEKIKAARLASASLLQDSIKDHAKNRNAQAREVVEDANVRFGELNAETYLKSNAKESYASTQENLGASNESLQASGNLLEQDKFEDSIAQSEEAIRLAEISIDQIETLKGKNNVAKKDRKTVETTETTTTETKDTKASSSQVEELSGGWKRYTVEKSNPADCLWRIADREDIYSDAKLWPRIFEANRKYIRNKNLIYPKQKLNIPPKTGKIGKAPKQ; the protein is encoded by the coding sequence ATGTTAAGAAAGAAAAAGACATCTGTCTTTCTCTCCGCTTTGGTATTGTTCTCAGCAGGTTTTGTAAACTGCTCCCAAGAACTACCTCTCAAAGAATTAGCTTTGGCAAAATCTCAAGTAGAGAGAGCTGAACGACTTTCCGCAGAAGAATATGCACCAGAAGAATATTCTGAGGCAAAAAAAAGTTTAGTATCAGCAAATGAATTTGCTGCGGAAGAAAAAGCATCGGATTCCAAAAAGAGTGCCGATTATGCAATTTCAAAAGCATATGATGCATTGGAAAAAACATTACCGAAGTTAGCTGCAAAATCAAGAGAAGAAGCAGTTACTGCTATTGATGCAGCTGACGAAGCTTATGCTTCTGAATACACTCCTGAAGAATATAAAAAAGCAGTGAGTGCAAGAGATGCAGGTGAAACCAAATTAGCACAAGCTGATGCAAGCCTTGCTTCTTACTTACGTGAAGACAAAGACGAAACTGCAAAAGAATTAAAAAGAACTGTTGCTTTACAAGAATATGAAGATGCTCATAACCAATTCCAAGAAGCATCAAAGATCAGTTCAGACGCAAGGAAAGTTGCACTTGAGAAATCAGGTGGTGCACTTGTTAAATCTGCAGATGAAGTAGACGCATTACTCGACAAAGCAGCATCCTATTCAAAAGCAGGAAACCCTGCCATTGATGAAGAAAAAGCAAGAGTGGCATCGGCAAGAGAAGACATCCAAGCTGGTAAATTAAAATCAGCGGACGAAAAAATCAAAGCTGCTCGATTGGCATCTGCTTCCTTATTGCAAGATTCTATCAAAGACCATGCAAAAAATCGAAATGCACAAGCACGTGAAGTGGTTGAAGATGCAAATGTTCGCTTTGGCGAGTTAAATGCAGAAACCTATCTTAAATCCAATGCAAAAGAATCTTATGCAAGCACACAAGAAAACCTTGGTGCATCCAATGAATCATTACAAGCATCTGGTAACTTACTAGAGCAAGATAAGTTTGAAGATTCGATTGCACAGTCCGAGGAAGCAATTCGATTGGCTGAAATTTCGATCGACCAAATTGAAACTCTCAAAGGAAAAAACAATGTTGCGAAAAAAGATCGCAAAACTGTAGAAACTACTGAGACTACAACGACTGAAACAAAAGATACTAAGGCATCTTCTTCGCAAGTGGAAGAATTGTCTGGCGGTTGGAAACGATACACAGTGGAAAAATCCAATCCAGCAGATTGCCTCTGGAGAATTGCTGATCGTGAAGATATCTATAGTGATGCAAAACTTTGGCCACGTATTTTTGAAGCGAATCGTAAATACATTCGTAACAAAAATCTAATTTATCCAAAACAAAAACTCAATATCCCACCAAAAACCGGGAAAATTGGAAAAGCTCCAAAGCAATAA
- the nadC gene encoding carboxylating nicotinate-nucleotide diphosphorylase, translating into MNRGYTTPITSITEKDFETLVQLALEEDLPAGDITTDTLFSVEDSCTAILLAKEEGVLCGLSVIPCLIQKSKTNVTWNQILEDGASLSKGTIIGELKGSLVGILKMERILLNFIQYLSGIATNANRVAKQFPNLLILDTRKTLPGYRKLAKYAVYTGGGANHRINLSDMAMLKDNHITKAGSIQSAVYMVRQKNPGKKIELEIDGLSQLEDAIEAEPDILLLDNFSDIDTEKAISILKEKAPEIRIECSGGITPDKLNFLSKFDGIGVSMGYLTHTVKFLDISLDIK; encoded by the coding sequence ATGAATAGAGGATATACAACTCCCATAACATCAATCACAGAAAAAGACTTTGAAACCTTGGTCCAATTGGCCTTGGAAGAAGATTTGCCTGCAGGAGACATTACAACGGATACTTTGTTCTCCGTTGAGGACTCGTGTACAGCAATTTTACTAGCGAAAGAAGAAGGTGTGTTGTGTGGACTTTCTGTGATACCTTGCCTAATTCAAAAATCGAAAACAAATGTAACTTGGAATCAGATTTTGGAAGATGGTGCTTCTTTATCCAAAGGAACAATCATTGGCGAGTTAAAAGGATCTCTCGTTGGCATTTTAAAAATGGAACGAATTTTACTCAATTTTATACAATACCTTTCGGGTATTGCCACAAATGCTAATCGGGTTGCCAAACAATTCCCAAATCTCCTCATCCTAGATACGAGAAAGACCTTACCTGGTTATCGAAAATTAGCAAAATATGCGGTGTACACTGGGGGCGGTGCCAATCATCGCATCAACTTGTCCGATATGGCGATGTTAAAGGACAACCATATAACAAAAGCAGGTTCGATTCAATCAGCCGTGTATATGGTTCGGCAAAAAAATCCAGGAAAAAAAATTGAATTAGAAATTGATGGGCTTTCCCAATTAGAGGATGCCATTGAAGCCGAACCAGATATCCTTCTATTGGATAATTTTTCTGATATCGATACTGAAAAAGCAATTTCTATCTTAAAAGAAAAAGCACCAGAGATTCGAATCGAATGTTCTGGAGGCATTACTCCCGATAAATTAAATTTTTTATCTAAATTTGATGGGATTGGTGTGAGTATGGGATATTTAACTCATACAGTGAAATTTTTGGACATTAGTTTGGATATCAAATAA
- a CDS encoding RelA/SpoT family protein, whose product MGLYQDIKDKQELFDAVQKRLGPEKAQLIEKAYHIADKMHEGQKRLSGEPYIIHPMNVASVLDELGLDERAIAAGLLHDVVEDTSYTKEDMAREFGEDIAALVEGVTKISEIKSQSKETEAAENIRKMLLATIKDVRVMLIKLADKTHNVRTLKFQPEEKQKRIAKEVLSLYAPIAGRLGVYKVKFELEDLAFQSLHPEEYQEIKKRVSAKKSERDEYIEKIKIILKQRLAEINIDARIDGRAKHFYSIYRKMVTKEKSFSEIFDLRAVRIIANEIKDCYGVLGIVHTLWTPIPGRFKDYIATPKTNLYQSLHTTVFGPDGRPMEVQIRTKEMNAIAENGVAAHWAYKESTNLSRSSVILQNGVENAFRMKWLEILKSWQDPSLDSKEFMEELQYDLHEDEVFVFTPKGEIIEMPKGATVLDYAFRIHTDVGLHARGGKVNGRMVTLRTELKSGDQVEIITEKNSKPSPIWLRIVKTSGARQKLRAYFRKLQEDSQKETIGSVLEVSNPAIDENTIKEIKKVKIKKPTKPNQNQEESKEFGISVAGWNDVPVRVASCCTPIPGDEIIGFITRGRGVSVHKKDCTTATKQLEWMKTIPVRWEGPGEPIPIQIEVRAKDVQGIYLSMVESISSTETNILEAGASSHPNGTLTAKFMLEVDHLDQLKEILENLRMIQGVVFAERVKK is encoded by the coding sequence ATGGGACTCTATCAAGATATAAAGGACAAACAAGAGTTATTTGATGCTGTCCAAAAAAGACTTGGTCCTGAAAAAGCACAACTCATCGAAAAGGCTTATCACATTGCAGATAAAATGCATGAAGGTCAAAAAAGACTTTCTGGAGAACCGTATATCATCCATCCGATGAATGTTGCTTCTGTATTGGATGAATTAGGATTGGATGAAAGGGCAATCGCTGCAGGATTATTACATGATGTTGTAGAAGATACAAGTTACACCAAAGAAGATATGGCAAGAGAATTTGGTGAGGACATTGCCGCTCTTGTAGAAGGTGTTACAAAAATTTCTGAAATTAAATCACAATCAAAAGAAACAGAAGCGGCAGAAAACATTCGAAAGATGTTACTTGCTACGATTAAAGATGTGCGTGTGATGCTCATCAAACTGGCAGATAAAACACATAATGTCAGAACGTTAAAATTCCAACCTGAAGAAAAACAGAAACGAATCGCCAAAGAAGTATTGTCATTGTATGCACCTATTGCAGGAAGACTTGGTGTTTATAAGGTAAAATTTGAATTGGAAGATTTAGCCTTTCAATCTCTGCATCCAGAAGAATACCAAGAAATCAAAAAAAGAGTTTCAGCTAAAAAATCTGAACGTGATGAATACATTGAAAAAATTAAAATTATCTTAAAACAACGATTAGCAGAGATCAATATTGATGCAAGGATTGACGGAAGGGCAAAACATTTTTATTCAATTTATCGCAAGATGGTAACTAAGGAAAAATCTTTTTCAGAAATTTTTGACCTTCGTGCTGTTCGAATCATTGCAAATGAAATTAAAGATTGTTACGGTGTGCTTGGAATTGTACATACCTTATGGACTCCTATCCCCGGAAGATTCAAAGATTATATTGCCACTCCCAAAACAAACCTTTACCAATCTTTACATACAACTGTGTTTGGACCAGACGGTCGTCCCATGGAAGTACAAATTCGTACAAAAGAAATGAATGCCATTGCTGAGAATGGTGTTGCGGCTCACTGGGCATACAAAGAATCTACGAACCTTTCCCGTTCTTCTGTAATCTTACAAAATGGTGTGGAAAATGCCTTCCGTATGAAGTGGTTGGAGATTTTGAAGTCTTGGCAAGATCCAAGTTTAGATTCAAAAGAATTTATGGAGGAACTGCAATACGACCTTCATGAAGATGAGGTTTTTGTTTTCACACCAAAAGGTGAGATCATCGAAATGCCAAAAGGAGCAACGGTTTTAGATTATGCATTTCGTATCCATACAGACGTTGGCCTTCACGCGCGTGGTGGTAAAGTGAATGGTAGGATGGTTACACTTCGTACGGAATTGAAGTCTGGTGACCAAGTAGAAATCATTACAGAAAAAAACTCAAAACCATCGCCAATTTGGCTTAGGATAGTGAAAACCTCTGGCGCCAGACAAAAGTTACGCGCTTATTTTCGAAAACTGCAAGAAGATTCCCAAAAGGAAACCATTGGCTCTGTCTTAGAAGTCTCAAATCCTGCTATTGATGAAAATACGATCAAAGAAATCAAAAAAGTTAAAATTAAAAAGCCAACTAAACCTAACCAGAACCAAGAAGAATCAAAAGAGTTTGGGATATCGGTAGCTGGTTGGAATGATGTGCCTGTTCGAGTTGCCTCCTGTTGTACGCCAATCCCAGGGGATGAAATCATTGGTTTTATCACCCGTGGAAGAGGGGTAAGTGTTCACAAAAAAGACTGCACCACTGCAACTAAACAGTTAGAGTGGATGAAAACAATTCCTGTGCGATGGGAGGGACCTGGTGAACCAATCCCAATCCAAATTGAAGTCCGTGCAAAAGACGTACAAGGGATTTATCTATCGATGGTGGAATCCATTTCGAGTACAGAAACAAATATTTTGGAGGCAGGTGCTTCTTCCCATCCAAATGGAACACTTACCGCCAAATTTATGTTAGAAGTCGATCACTTAGACCAACTAAAAGAGATTCTAGAAAATTTGAGAATGATACAAGGTGTTGTGTTTGCCGAAAGGGTTAAAAAATAA